One segment of Chloroflexota bacterium DNA contains the following:
- a CDS encoding glutamate-5-semialdehyde dehydrogenase yields MTNTAAPAAGVAPDGGQFDPGLVASAESARRAAPALAALSSDQKNAALEAIAEALVEHGDSILAANQIDMAAAAAAGMSASMQDRLRLDHDRIAGIAAAVRELIALPDPIGSEIDRRSRPNGLQISRVRVPLGVCGVIFESRPNVAVDVAAICLKSGNATVLRGGSEAIASNTALVAALGDAGRRCGLPDGWVGLVKDTDRAIVGDMLRMRSHFDVVIPRGGAGLVEFVASTAVVPVLETGFGVCHTYVHSDADLEKAHRIVVNAKTRRPSICNALDTLLVDAAVAPDFLPAVGANLTKNGVTLHADPRARSLLEAMDGVEPLGPGDLDTEWLSLQMSVAVVAGPDAAIEHIRTHGSGHSEAIVTEDDGVGRRFLREIDAAAVYWNASTQFTDGGEFGLGAEVGISTQKLHARGPMGLEELTSYKWVVTGEGQVRPR; encoded by the coding sequence ATGACGAACACCGCAGCCCCTGCCGCCGGGGTCGCGCCCGACGGCGGCCAATTCGACCCCGGACTCGTGGCCAGCGCCGAATCCGCGCGCCGCGCCGCGCCGGCCCTGGCCGCGCTCAGCAGCGACCAGAAGAACGCCGCTCTGGAGGCGATCGCCGAAGCCCTGGTCGAACACGGCGATTCCATCCTGGCCGCCAACCAAATAGACATGGCCGCCGCTGCCGCCGCCGGCATGTCGGCTTCGATGCAGGACCGGCTGCGCCTGGACCACGACCGCATAGCCGGGATCGCCGCCGCGGTGCGCGAGTTGATCGCGCTGCCGGATCCGATCGGATCGGAGATCGACCGCCGAAGCCGGCCCAACGGATTGCAGATATCCCGTGTGCGGGTCCCGCTGGGAGTTTGCGGAGTCATATTTGAAAGTCGACCCAACGTTGCCGTCGACGTCGCCGCGATCTGCCTCAAGTCCGGCAACGCCACCGTACTGCGCGGTGGTTCCGAGGCCATCGCCAGCAATACCGCCCTGGTTGCAGCGCTCGGCGACGCCGGCAGGCGCTGCGGGCTGCCCGACGGGTGGGTGGGTCTGGTTAAGGACACCGATCGGGCGATCGTCGGGGACATGCTCCGGATGCGGTCGCATTTTGACGTGGTCATCCCCCGCGGCGGGGCCGGCCTGGTCGAATTCGTCGCTAGCACCGCGGTCGTGCCGGTTCTGGAAACCGGCTTCGGGGTTTGCCACACCTATGTGCACAGCGATGCCGATCTGGAAAAGGCCCACCGCATCGTGGTCAATGCCAAGACGCGTCGCCCTTCAATCTGCAACGCGCTGGACACGCTGCTGGTCGACGCCGCTGTGGCACCCGATTTCCTGCCGGCGGTGGGGGCGAACCTCACGAAAAACGGGGTGACCCTGCACGCCGACCCCCGAGCCCGCTCGCTGCTCGAGGCGATGGATGGGGTCGAGCCGCTCGGACCCGGCGACCTGGACACCGAATGGCTTTCATTGCAGATGTCGGTCGCGGTGGTTGCCGGACCCGATGCCGCGATCGAGCACATCCGCACGCACGGGAGCGGGCATTCCGAGGCGATCGTCACCGAAGACGACGGGGTCGGACGGAGATTCCTGCGCGAAATCGACGCCGCCGCCGTCTACTGGAATGCCTCGACCCAGTTCACCGACGGCGGCGAATTCGGGTTGGGCGCCGAGGTCGGAATCTCCACCCAGAAGCTGCACGCCCGGGGTCCGATGGGCCTCGAGGAACTGACTTCTTACAAGTGGGTTGTAACCGGTGAGGGCCAGGTTCGGCCGCGATAA